The Bubalus kerabau isolate K-KA32 ecotype Philippines breed swamp buffalo chromosome X, PCC_UOA_SB_1v2, whole genome shotgun sequence genome has a segment encoding these proteins:
- the LOC129640203 gene encoding melanoma-associated antigen B4-like, whose protein sequence is MPRRHKNKSHARGKRHQVWGDTQEAQASAAEAPKEECPSSHSSAPQGSLPSSPAAGDGQELQGAMAPSSPDAGPSCAGSDKGAQGPEEGSAGASQAAPATQSPRKDPLARKARILVEFLLEKYTKKEPITQNALMKIVSRKYRQHFPEILSTVRERMELVFGLEMKEVDSIGNIYTLIRKLNLGGNDCPRDEGALPKSRLLMVLLSVIFMNGNRATKEEIWEFLSMLGVYAGRRHCIFGEPRRLITKDLVQKEYLNYRRVPNSDPPRYEFLWGLRACVETSKMKVLEVLAKFHGRVPSSFPDLYDEALRDQAERAGLRGAARAPTKAEASAPSRAKSCSSSHI, encoded by the coding sequence ATGCCTCGGAGGCACAAGAACAAGTCCCATGCCCGCGGGAAACGCCACCAGGTCTGGGGGGACACTCAGGAGGCCCAGGCCAGTGCTGCTGAAGCCCCAAAGGAGGAGTGCCCCTCCTCCCACTCTTCTGCCCCTCAGGGTTCTCTCCCAAGCTCCCCTGCTGCTGGCGATGGCCAGGAGCTTCAGGGAGCCATGGCTCCTAGCTCTCCTGATGCAGGACCTTCATGTGCAGGATCTGATAAAGGTGCCCAGGGCCCCGAGGAGGGAAGTGCAGGTGCCTCCCAGGCAGCCCCTGCCACTCAGAGCCCTCGAAAAGATCCTctcgccaggaaggccaggataCTCGTGGAGTTCCTGCTGGAGAAGTACACCAAGAAGGAGCCCATCACGCAGAACGCCCTGATGAAAATCGTCAGCAGGAAGTACAGGCAGCACTTCCCTGAGATCCTCAGTACAGTCCGTGAGCGCATGGAGCTGGTCTTTGGCCTGGAGATGAAGGAAGTCGACTCTATAGGGAACATCTACACCCTCATCAGGAAGCTCAACCTCGGGGGAAATGATTGTCCGCGTGATGAGGGGGCGCTGCCCAAGTCCCGTCTCCTCATGGTCCTCCTGAGTGTCATCTTCATGAATGGTAACCGTGCCACCAAGGAGGAGATCTGGGAATTCCTCAGTATGTTGGGGGTCTATGCTGGGAGGAGGCACTGCATCTTTGGGGAGCCCAGAAGGCTCATCACCAAAGATCTGGTGCAGAAGGAGTACCTGAACTACCGCCGGGTGCCCAATAGTGATCCTCCCCGCTACGAGTTCCTGTGGGGCCTGAGAGCTTGTGTTGAGACCAGTAAGATGAAGGTACTGGAGGTTCTAGCCAAGTTCCACGGTAGGGTCCCTAGTTCCTTCCCAGACCTATATGACGAGGCTCTGAGAGATCAGGCGGAGAGAGCAGGGCTGAGAGGTGCGGCTAGGGCTCCAACCAAGGCTGAGGCCAGTGCCCCTTCCAGGGCCAAGTCCTGCAGCTCCTCCCACATCTAG